CTCACCGATGAACTCAAAGAACTCGCGTTCACCGCAGATGTGAACGCGGACGTGGCCGGACTGTGGGCCGACCGCGCGGTCGCGGCGGGCACGTCGGACGCGGTTTCCGAGCGCCTCCCGGACCTGCTCGTGCAGAATCCGACGGCCGGACGCGAGGTCGTACTCGCGTACCTGTGGGCACTCGCCGAGGCCGGCAAGCCGGTGCAGGGCACCGTTCAAAAACACAATGAAATCCTGCGCGCCGACGATACCGCTTGGGCACGAACGGGCGCCGCACTGGTCGCGGCCGGGCACCACGGCATGGCGTCCGCGTGGCTGGCCGACTGGCGCGACCGCCCGAACGTGGAAGCGTGGATGCTGCGCCCGCTTGCAATGGCGTTCCGCCTGCTGGACCAGGACGAGCGCGCGGCCGATGTGTGCCGCGCCGCGGTGAAGCTCGGCGGCACCGAAGACGTACTCGCGGACTTCCGCGCGTGGCTCGCGCTCGATCTGGCGCTCAGCGGCCAAACAGCGGAAGCCACCGCGCACACGGCGAAGATCGACCCCGTCACGGTGCCCGACAGCACGCGCCTGATTCTGGCGATGGCGCAAGCGGTGGTCATGGTGAAGCAGGCCGGGCCGGACGGCAAGGCCGGGGCCTTCAAGGAAGCGAAGGACACGCTGCGCGTGGCCGCGGCCGCGTGTGCAGCGAAGGACGTGCCCGCGGGGGCGGCCCGCGCGTACCGCCGCGTGGTGTCGTGCGTGGCGGGCGAGGCCAGCGCGCTCACGGCGAAACTCTGGGCCGTTTGGCAGCGCATCGCCCCCTGGGTCAAGTGATCCCGCCGGCGCGCCCGAGCGCCGGCACCCCTGAGACGCCCACGCTGCTTGTGACCGCGCAGCGCAATTGGTATTGTGGACGTTGCAAAACCGCGACCGAAAGAAGAGGGCCGGACATGGCCGAGCAAAAGCTGATCCTGGTGGTGGACGACGACCGCGAGCTGGTGGACGCGATGCGCGCGGTCCTGGAGCGCCAGGGCTTCAAAGTGATCCAGGCCCACGACGGGCACCAGGGTAAGCAGGCGATCTACAACGCGCGGCCCGACCTCGTGATCCTGGACATGATGATGCCGCGTATGGGCGGCTACCCGGTCCTCGAGCACTTCAAGGACAAGGGCGACGCGCCGCCGATCATCATGGTCACGGCCAACGAGGGCAGCCGGCACAAAGTGTACGCGGAGTACCTCGGCGTCATCGACTACATCCGCAAGCCGTTCGCGATGGAGCGCCTGCTCGATACGGTAAACAGGGCTCTGGGCACGGGTAAGCCGAAAGAAGAAAAGAAGGAAGAAGAGAAGCCAAAAGCCGAGTGAGTGCCTTGTCCGCTCGTGCGCGGTTCGCCTCACAATTGGCGAACCGCGCACGAGCAGTGAAGTGCCGGAACTATCGCACCCGCTGGCGCCACCGGGTACAGAGATCGCGTGCGGCCTCCGGCCACGACGGGAACCGGAACGCGAACCCCGCCTCCAGTAACTTCCCCGGTACGACGCGCCGACTCTTCAGCACCAGTTCCGATTCCGTTCTCAGCGCCCACGCGCCGAGTTCCACCATCCACTTCGCGGCGGGCAGCCCGAACCGCACGCCCCACGCTTCGCGGAGCGCCCGCATGAACTCCGCGTTCGGCAGAGGTTCCGGTGCGGCAATGTTTACCGGCCCGCGCATCGTGTCGTTCTGAATGAGGAACTCGACCGACGCGATGAAATCGTGCTCGTGGACCCACGACACGAACTGCCGACCGTCGCCCGCGCGCCCGCCGAGGCGCCGGCGCACCAGTCCCAGGAGCACATCGAAGACGCCCCCGCGGTCCGGGCTCAGGGTTATCGCCGAGCGCATCGCGACCTTTCGCGTGTGCGGCGTTTGGACCGAATCGAGTGCCTTTTCCCACGAAGTGGCCACATCGATACTGAACGTCCACGTGTCGGGCGCGTTCGGCTCGGTGCCCCCAATGGTGCCCGTGGTTTCATCGTTCGGCGCGTCGAAGCGGTGCGCGTAGATGGTCGCGGTGCTCGATTGCAGCCACACGCGGGGCGGGCGATTACACTTCCCGATCGCGTCCCCGACGAGCTGCACGGACCGCACGCGCGATTCGACGATCTCGCGCCGGTTCGCGGGCGTGTAGCGACAGTTCACGCTGCGCCCGACGAGATTAATGACCGCGTCCGCGCCTTCGAGTTCGTCCGCCCACGACCCCATCGTTCGCGCGTCCCACGGTACGGTGCGCCACGCGGTCGGGGCCGGCTTGCGGCTCAGGACAACGACCTCGTGCCCCGTTGCGTGGAAGTGCCGCGCGAGGATCGTGCCCACCTGCCCGGATCCACCGGGAATAACGATCTTCATTGGGAAATGCCCCGGAGGAGAATCGCTCCGGGGTATCAACCGCGAGAGGTAGAAGCCGGCAACAGAAATTGCGCCAGCCGCTTGATGCCATGCGCCCGAACGCCAAGTAGGAGCCTCGTTCCATCGAAAAGCGTTTCACTTACCGATTAGCGCGAAAGCGGCCAAGCCCAGGCCGATCACCGTGAGCACGAGCGCACCGAAGATCAGCGTGCGAAGCAAGCCGTACATCGACCGCAGCGAGCCGAGCGCGTTCATCAGGTGCCAGATGTCCTCGTTCTTCGTTTCCACGACCTTGCGGAACGACGTGGCCGCGCCGCCGGTCCAGAACCCGATGCACAGGCACAACAGCGCCGCGGACCCGAGGCCGATCGCGGGACCGTAGTTCCCCCCGGAGTTCACCGTTTGCATGGTCGTCAGCGCGGCCAGCACCACGAACGCCAGCCCGACCAACAGCATGAGCCCGGACGTGACCCGCATGGCGTCCGCGAGAGCGGATATCTCGCGGTTGTGTTCGTCGTTGAACTCGTACTGCTGCGATTTGTACTCTTTGATCGGCGGCAGATCGGGAACGGGGCTGGACACGGGTCACCTCGGGAACGGGTAGGGACACGTCTTGAATTGTACCCCGGCCGTGTAGCCCGAACTCACAATTGCGACACCCGACGGTGAACCGCTGTCGTATGTTCGGGACGACACAGACCGGATGTCGCGAATGAACTTCGACCGCCCCGCGACCAATGTATTCCGGCGTGCCGATCGTGATGAGGTCGGACGGAGTGTCGTGTGGAAGTTGATTAAGTGTGGGAGTTGATGAGCAGAAATGAAAGAACCGGCCGCGATGTCCTGAACTGTCGCCCATTCAGTTCAAAACTCGCGGCCGGTCTTCTTCTATCTTTACTCCGCGTTCCACAGTTGGTCAACTTCGGGCGGCGGAAAGTCGGACTCATTTTCCGCACGTGTCGGATTACACGACGACTCAAGCAGCGCCCCCAGTAGTGGTGCCGAACAAATTCGTCGATCACAAATCGTTTATTACTATTACTTTGCACCAATCATCCGGAAATTTCCCGTTCGTGGTACGAGTCGTGCTTTGCATCACCGCGTCGCCCAGGATCGCCCAAAAAGAATCGCCCAATTTCGCCCAAACTTGGTTCGCCCAGCCCGCCGGTAGTCGCCCACCATCGCCCTGGTTCGCCCAAAGTTCGCCCGCCCACGAGCGTCGCCCTCGCCCAGCGATAACCCGGCCGCACGCCCACGGCCGGGTTTCATTTGGACACCCACACTATCAATATTCCGTTCCGGTTCGCCCTCGGAACGCTGCCCGCGTCGAGCGCCCGTTCGCCCACCGCTCGACGCGGGCAGTTTCGTTTCCACACACAGATCAGGCCGCACAAACCGGATAATCGATTCGTTGAGCACAAAACGCGCCCTGTTTGTAAGCCCACCACGAACCGTTCCGGTGCAATTTCTTGCACTGCGACTTAAGCCCCCGTATAGTCGGTATCTCGAACCAACAAGTACGATTGCCGAAGTTATATCACCGACTCTCTACGATAATTCTGGCCGACCATAGTAGTTGATCCCTCACAACTGCGGTCGATCCAACTGCGCGATTGCGCGTTCTTGAATTGAAGGTAGTGCCATGAGTTCGCGCCGAAGCACGCCCCCCAACCCCCGCCAGTTCGTGCCCCGCGTGGAGGGACTTGAGGACCGCACGGTCCCGGCGGGGAACGTGCGAGTCACCGTGTTCGACGGCACCCTTTACGTCGCGGGCGACGATCAGGGCAACAAGATCTGGATCGCGGGCGCGGGCAGCGACCGGGCCACGATCCGCGCGCTCGACGCGACGACCACGATCAACGGGCAGGCCGGCCCCATCTCTGTGGGCGGGATCAGGCACGACCTCTACGTTCGGCTGTACGGCGGCGACGACCAACTGCTCGTCACCGGGATGCGCAACCGGGGCACGCTCGACGTCGATACGGGCGACGGGAACGACATCCTGGGCGTCTCCGACGCGGGGCAACGGGGCGCGACGATCCTGCACACCGGGGCCGGCAACGACAACGTGATCCTGAACGGGTCCATCTTCCGCAAGTACCTGTTCCTCGACACCGGGGCCGGGGACGACAGCGTGACGGCCTCGCGCATCGGCGTCATCAACTTCGGGATGCTCAACCCGTCGGGTAACGACTTCTTCGACAACCAGAATTCCACCATCACGCGCCCGGTAACGGTCGGTACGGTCACCAACGGCCCCGCCCCTGCCCCGGACACGACCGCGCCGACCGCCACCGTTACGACCACGGCTTCGGCCCGAACCAACACGAACCCGATCGCGCTGACGGTCTCCTTCGACGAGGACGTGACCGGGTTCGACGCAGCGGACCTGATCGTGACCAACGGCACGGTCGCGTCGGTGACGGCGCAGGACGCGCGAACGTACTCGGTCCAGGTCACCCCCGCGGGACAAGGGCCCATCACCGTGACGGTCGACGCGAACGGCGCGAGCGACGCGGCGGGTAACGGGAACCTGGCGTCGAACACGGTGGTCCTCACGTTCGACGACGTGGCCCCGGCGATCACGATCAACACCCTGTCGACCAACGACACGACCCCGACCCTGACGGGCACCGTGGACGATCCGACGGCGATCGTGCGGATAACGGTCAACAACCGGACGTACACCGCGACCGTGACGGGGACGACCTGGAGCGCGACCGTGACCGACGCGCTCGCCGATAACACCTACCCGGTCGCTGCGACGGCCACCGACACGGCCGGGAACATCGGCACGGCCGCATCCCCCACGGGCTTGGTACTGGACGCAACGGCACCGGCCGCCGTTTCGACGTTCGATCTCGCCGCCGCGTCCGACAGTGGGACGGTTGGGGACCTCCGCACCGATGCGAGCACGGTCACCCTCACCGGCACGGCCCCGGCCGGAACAATCGTCCGCCTGTACCGCATTGCTTCCGGTGTATCGGGTATCGGTACACAGATCGGAGAGGTAACGGCCGCGGGGAACGGAACGTACAGCTTCACCAACGTGGCGCTCAACGTCGGCCCCAACAGTTTGGCCGTTCGCGCCGTGGACAGCTTTGGTAACACCAGTACGGCACTCGCCCAGACCTTCACGCGGAACACCGCGCCGACCGTTACCTCTCCGATCGCCCCGCAAACGGTGGGCGTCGGCGCGCCCGACCTGATGTTCGATCTCACCACCAGGTTCGCCGACGCGGAGCGGGTCGTCCGGATGACGACCACCTACCCGACCGGCCAGACCGGGGCGATCGACATCAATCTGTTCGCGAGCGCCGCGCCCGCGACCGTGGCGAACTTCCTGTCGTACAACTACGACGGTACGGTCTTCCACCGACTGGAACCGAACTTCGTCCTTCAGGGCGGCGGGTTCACGTTCAACGACAGCGGAACGACCACGGCCACGGCGTTCCCGCCGATCACTACGTCCCCGCCCGTTGTGAACGAACCGAACGTCTCGAACACGCGCGGCACGATCGCGATGGCCAAACTCGGTAGCGATCCCAACAGTGCGACCAACCAGTTCTTCTTCAACCTGGGCGACAACTCGGGCAACCTCGACGCCCAGAACAGCGGGTTCACGGTGTTCGGGCAGGTCATGCACGGCGGTCAACAGGTGGTGGACGCCATCGCCGGGCTCT
The Gemmata palustris DNA segment above includes these coding regions:
- a CDS encoding response regulator transcription factor; the protein is MAEQKLILVVDDDRELVDAMRAVLERQGFKVIQAHDGHQGKQAIYNARPDLVILDMMMPRMGGYPVLEHFKDKGDAPPIIMVTANEGSRHKVYAEYLGVIDYIRKPFAMERLLDTVNRALGTGKPKEEKKEEEKPKAE
- a CDS encoding TIGR01777 family oxidoreductase — encoded protein: MKIVIPGGSGQVGTILARHFHATGHEVVVLSRKPAPTAWRTVPWDARTMGSWADELEGADAVINLVGRSVNCRYTPANRREIVESRVRSVQLVGDAIGKCNRPPRVWLQSSTATIYAHRFDAPNDETTGTIGGTEPNAPDTWTFSIDVATSWEKALDSVQTPHTRKVAMRSAITLSPDRGGVFDVLLGLVRRRLGGRAGDGRQFVSWVHEHDFIASVEFLIQNDTMRGPVNIAAPEPLPNAEFMRALREAWGVRFGLPAAKWMVELGAWALRTESELVLKSRRVVPGKLLEAGFAFRFPSWPEAARDLCTRWRQRVR
- a CDS encoding peptidylprolyl isomerase; translated protein: MSSRRSTPPNPRQFVPRVEGLEDRTVPAGNVRVTVFDGTLYVAGDDQGNKIWIAGAGSDRATIRALDATTTINGQAGPISVGGIRHDLYVRLYGGDDQLLVTGMRNRGTLDVDTGDGNDILGVSDAGQRGATILHTGAGNDNVILNGSIFRKYLFLDTGAGDDSVTASRIGVINFGMLNPSGNDFFDNQNSTITRPVTVGTVTNGPAPAPDTTAPTATVTTTASARTNTNPIALTVSFDEDVTGFDAADLIVTNGTVASVTAQDARTYSVQVTPAGQGPITVTVDANGASDAAGNGNLASNTVVLTFDDVAPAITINTLSTNDTTPTLTGTVDDPTAIVRITVNNRTYTATVTGTTWSATVTDALADNTYPVAATATDTAGNIGTAASPTGLVLDATAPAAVSTFDLAAASDSGTVGDLRTDASTVTLTGTAPAGTIVRLYRIASGVSGIGTQIGEVTAAGNGTYSFTNVALNVGPNSLAVRAVDSFGNTSTALAQTFTRNTAPTVTSPIAPQTVGVGAPDLMFDLTTRFADAERVVRMTTTYPTGQTGAIDINLFASAAPATVANFLSYNYDGTVFHRLEPNFVLQGGGFTFNDSGTTTATAFPPITTSPPVVNEPNVSNTRGTIAMAKLGSDPNSATNQFFFNLGDNSGNLDAQNSGFTVFGQVMHGGQQVVDAIAGLSVFRSLNSPGAGAEASPFPIRSGADTTNFPANVNATDIAIVTTVRELAAVDRMGFVPTSSAPGVATASVNPMGQLTIHAVASGTTTITVTATDLDGSATQIQFTVTVP